The window CCTATCTGGCCGGGAGGTCTGCCAGATTCTTGAACGTCATGGATTCATGGAGGTTCGACGCCGAGGGAGTCATGTCGTGATGCAGCGACGTGCCCCAGAAGGAACTGTCACGGTTCCTGTGCCCGATCACGCCGAGCTGAAAACGGGTACGCTCTTGTCGATCATCAGGCAGAGTGGCGTCCCGCGAGCCGAATTCGAATCGTAGGTCACTAACCCGATGGCTCTCCGTGGGAGGACCGGGCCGTGGCTG is drawn from Candidatus Rokuibacteriota bacterium and contains these coding sequences:
- a CDS encoding type II toxin-antitoxin system HicA family toxin encodes the protein MGRLRVLSGREVCQILERHGFMEVRRRGSHVVMQRRAPEGTVTVPVPDHAELKTGTLLSIIRQSGVPRAEFES